The Prevotella sp. E9-3 genome has a window encoding:
- the groL gene encoding chaperonin GroEL (60 kDa chaperone family; promotes refolding of misfolded polypeptides especially under stressful conditions; forms two stacked rings of heptamers to form a barrel-shaped 14mer; ends can be capped by GroES; misfolded proteins enter the barrel where they are refolded when GroES binds) — protein sequence MAKEIKFNIEARELMKQGVDQLANAVKVTLGPKGRNVVIEKKFGAPQITKDGVTVAKEIELEDHFENTGAQLVKSVASKTGDDAGDGTTTATILAQAIVSEGLKNVTAGANPMDLKRGIDKAVKCVTNFIAKNAEQVGDNYDKIEQVATVSANNDKEIGELLAEAMRKVSKDGVITIEESKSRDTHIGVVEGMQFDRGYLSAYFVTDSEKMECAMENPYILIYDKKISNIKEFLPILQPAAESGRPLLIIAEDVDSEALTTLVVNRLRGGLKICAVKAPGFGDRRKAMLEDIAVLTGGTVISEEKGLKLEQATLEMLGTCEKLTVSKDNTTIVNGAGDSQAIKDRINQIKAEIENTTSSYDKEKLQERLAKLSGGVAVLYVGANSEVEMKEKKDRVDDALCATRAAIEEGVVAGGGTTYIRAQQALVGLKGDNADEQTGINIICRAIEEPLRQIVSNAGGEGAVVVQKVREGEGDFGYNARKDVYEDMRQAGVIDPAKVSRVALENAASIAGMFLTTECLIVDKPEKEPAMPMGNPGMGGMM from the coding sequence ATGGCAAAAGAAATTAAATTCAATATTGAGGCCCGCGAATTGATGAAGCAGGGCGTTGACCAGTTGGCAAATGCAGTGAAAGTGACTCTTGGTCCTAAGGGTCGCAATGTGGTTATTGAGAAGAAGTTTGGTGCTCCGCAGATTACCAAGGACGGTGTAACCGTTGCTAAGGAGATTGAACTGGAAGACCACTTCGAGAATACAGGTGCTCAGCTCGTAAAGAGCGTTGCCTCAAAAACTGGTGATGATGCAGGTGATGGTACAACTACTGCAACCATCCTGGCTCAGGCTATCGTATCAGAGGGCTTGAAGAATGTTACCGCAGGTGCCAATCCTATGGATTTGAAGCGTGGTATCGACAAGGCCGTTAAGTGCGTGACCAACTTCATCGCCAAGAATGCCGAGCAGGTTGGCGACAACTACGACAAGATTGAGCAGGTTGCTACTGTTTCTGCAAACAATGATAAGGAAATTGGTGAACTCCTGGCCGAGGCTATGCGCAAGGTTTCTAAGGATGGTGTCATCACTATCGAGGAGAGCAAGAGCCGCGACACACACATTGGTGTTGTTGAAGGCATGCAGTTCGATCGTGGCTATCTCTCAGCTTACTTCGTTACTGATAGCGAGAAGATGGAGTGCGCTATGGAGAATCCATACATCCTCATCTACGATAAGAAAATTTCTAACATCAAGGAGTTCCTGCCTATCCTTCAGCCCGCTGCCGAGAGTGGCCGTCCCTTGCTGATTATTGCAGAGGATGTTGACTCAGAGGCTCTGACCACACTAGTTGTAAACCGTCTGCGTGGTGGCTTGAAGATTTGCGCTGTGAAGGCTCCTGGCTTTGGCGATCGTCGTAAGGCTATGCTCGAGGATATCGCCGTACTGACAGGTGGTACTGTAATCAGCGAAGAGAAAGGTCTGAAACTGGAACAGGCTACTCTCGAGATGTTAGGTACCTGTGAGAAACTGACTGTATCAAAGGACAACACCACTATCGTGAATGGTGCCGGTGACAGTCAGGCTATTAAAGACCGCATCAACCAGATTAAGGCTGAGATTGAGAACACCACCTCTTCATACGATAAAGAGAAACTGCAGGAGCGTCTGGCTAAGTTGTCAGGTGGCGTAGCTGTTCTCTATGTAGGTGCTAACAGCGAGGTAGAGATGAAGGAAAAGAAAGATCGCGTTGACGATGCTCTCTGCGCTACCCGTGCTGCCATTGAGGAAGGTGTTGTAGCAGGTGGCGGTACCACTTACATCCGCGCTCAGCAGGCTCTTGTTGGTCTGAAGGGTGACAATGCCGACGAGCAGACTGGTATCAATATCATCTGCCGTGCTATTGAAGAGCCTTTGCGCCAGATTGTCAGCAACGCCGGTGGCGAAGGTGCTGTAGTTGTTCAGAAGGTTCGTGAGGGTGAAGGCGATTTCGGTTACAATGCTCGTAAGGATGTTTACGAGGATATGCGTCAAGCTGGTGTTATCGATCCTGCCAAGGTATCACGTGTGGCTCTTGAGAATGCCGCATCTATTGCCGGTATGTTCCTTACCACTGAGTGCCTGATTGTTGACAAACCTGAGAAAGAGCCCGCTATGCCAATGGGTAATCCCGGTATGGGAGGTATGATGTAA
- a CDS encoding co-chaperone GroES produces the protein MNIKPLADRVLVVPAPAEEKIGGIIIPDTAKEKPLRGVIKAVGKGTKDEEMILKVGDEVLYGKYSGTEIELDGEKFLMMRQSDVLAVIEK, from the coding sequence ATGAATATTAAACCATTAGCAGACCGTGTGCTGGTAGTTCCTGCACCGGCTGAAGAGAAAATCGGTGGAATCATCATTCCTGACACAGCAAAAGAGAAACCCCTTCGCGGCGTTATCAAGGCTGTAGGTAAAGGCACTAAGGATGAAGAAATGATCCTGAAAGTTGGCGACGAAGTGCTCTACGGAAAGTATAGCGGTACTGAGATCGAACTTGATGGTGAGAAGTTCCTCATGATGCGCCAGAGTGATGTACTCGCAGTGATTGAGAAGTAA
- a CDS encoding TerB family tellurite resistance protein has protein sequence MEKETLVWNRILAAVLKMPGVKIDRTVFLRKALKAYCNSQTLDMLENVRPYAIVPEKVIDEVATACINKHTALATTGSAIAGLPGGLAMAATIPGDLTQYYFHVVVVSQKLAYLYGFPDFCNEEGELSEEAVDMLTIFMGTMMGVKVAEQGLNELAKGVAKTAAGRLPRLAITKTAIYPIAMQIAKMAGAKISKNGFVKSVGKIIPIAGGIFSGTLTLFTFKPGARRLQKRLKAQKLYFKTTENEAMEQFWAEGGDAERKNIRASFARAEQTQDKPLLKQLALAQALINMANISDDLSADVQDVVEEYIAKTDIPGEQQIALLENLGTEYSFDIDYDMLACDPDFAREALHTMVKVMNAAGRKTVAEKMYLSMTAKAVGVSKEELDSIASGL, from the coding sequence ATGGAAAAAGAAACTTTGGTATGGAACAGAATTTTGGCAGCAGTACTGAAAATGCCAGGAGTGAAAATTGATCGCACGGTTTTCTTGCGCAAAGCCTTGAAAGCTTACTGCAACAGTCAGACACTCGACATGTTGGAAAACGTTCGCCCTTATGCTATCGTTCCTGAAAAGGTGATAGATGAAGTGGCTACGGCATGTATCAATAAACATACAGCATTGGCAACTACAGGCTCGGCTATAGCTGGTCTGCCAGGTGGATTGGCAATGGCTGCTACCATTCCCGGCGATTTGACTCAGTATTATTTCCATGTGGTAGTCGTATCACAGAAACTTGCCTATCTGTATGGATTTCCTGATTTCTGCAATGAAGAAGGTGAGTTGAGCGAAGAGGCTGTAGATATGCTCACCATCTTTATGGGAACGATGATGGGTGTGAAAGTGGCCGAACAGGGATTGAATGAGTTGGCAAAAGGAGTGGCGAAGACAGCAGCAGGCCGACTTCCAAGATTGGCTATTACCAAAACAGCTATCTATCCTATTGCTATGCAGATTGCTAAAATGGCAGGAGCAAAGATATCAAAGAATGGATTCGTGAAGTCGGTGGGTAAGATTATCCCTATCGCTGGTGGCATCTTCTCCGGAACGCTCACCCTGTTTACTTTCAAACCAGGCGCTCGCCGACTTCAGAAACGTCTGAAAGCTCAGAAACTCTATTTCAAGACCACTGAAAACGAGGCAATGGAACAGTTCTGGGCTGAGGGTGGTGATGCTGAGCGAAAGAATATCCGTGCCTCTTTCGCACGTGCCGAACAGACCCAGGACAAACCTTTGCTGAAACAGTTGGCTTTGGCCCAGGCACTCATCAATATGGCAAATATCTCTGATGACCTTTCTGCCGATGTGCAAGATGTAGTCGAGGAATATATAGCCAAGACGGATATTCCCGGTGAACAGCAGATTGCTCTTCTCGAGAATCTGGGAACCGAATATAGCTTCGATATCGATTATGATATGCTGGCCTGCGATCCGGATTTTGCTCGTGAGGCACTCCATACGATGGTGAAAGTGATGAATGCTGCAGGCAGGAAGACTGTTGCTGAGAAAATGTATCTCAGCATGACGGCCAAAGCCGTGGGCGTATCAAAAGAAGAATTAGATTCCATCGCTTCAGGACTTTAG
- a CDS encoding tetratricopeptide repeat protein, giving the protein MKRGRFVSAIVHRRILISCAFLFSALLNSSFFTFHSSLLHAQYNIDRLLTIGRSALYYEDYVLSMQYFNQAISAKPYLYEPWFFRGIAKYSLDDYIGAEADCTEAIQRNPYVVSLYELRGIARIQQKKYSEAIRDYSVALKYDPVNRGLWHNRVLCHIQNKDFDVALLEIDTMLTKWSRYSQAYNMQADVYMQKKDTTAALASLEKSLEIDPYDGQTWSAKSMICLMREEWEQGEECLDKSIHLLPKNANNYVNRALARYNRNNLRGALADYDTALDLDPNNFLGHYNRGLLRSQVGDDNRAIIDFDFVLRLEPDNMMALFNRAVLLDKTGDLKGAIRDYSKVIEEFPNFWTGLEFRAACYRRLGMIKQAEQDEFTVYKARLEKHLYGKQPRLDKRQMRKRSDESPEKYRDLVVEDEQELEHEYQNDYRGRVQNRKVEIEFQPLFALSFEPMKSEVRSMVAFDRNIDAVNQRMRSRTIYINNVRPTFSEAESKGYFAYIDSLSMVLNTTRNTTQTLQTLFLRAVAFTAIQNYESAIEDLSTYLQEDTTSVAALWQRAYCQSRINQFLTATNGTTELSTAEGTSVELKNANVLADLNHALSIDENNAYLYYNRACFYAQRQDYAQAIEDFTRAITLDANLAEAYYNRGLCAIYRKQTEAGISDLSKAGELGLYTAYSIIKKYRK; this is encoded by the coding sequence GTGAAAAGGGGAAGATTTGTTTCCGCAATTGTTCATAGGCGCATACTTATTTCGTGTGCCTTCCTTTTTAGTGCGCTGCTTAATTCTTCTTTTTTTACTTTTCACTCTTCACTTCTACATGCACAATACAATATCGACAGGTTGCTGACCATCGGTCGTTCAGCCTTGTACTATGAGGACTATGTGCTGTCGATGCAGTATTTCAATCAGGCTATCTCGGCCAAGCCATATTTATACGAACCTTGGTTTTTTAGAGGTATCGCCAAATATAGCTTGGATGATTATATCGGTGCTGAGGCCGATTGTACCGAAGCTATTCAGCGCAATCCTTATGTGGTAAGTCTCTACGAATTGAGAGGCATTGCCCGTATTCAGCAGAAAAAATATTCTGAAGCTATTAGAGACTATAGTGTCGCCTTGAAATACGACCCTGTAAACCGCGGTTTGTGGCATAATCGCGTGCTTTGTCATATTCAGAATAAAGACTTCGATGTTGCTCTACTTGAGATAGACACCATGCTGACCAAGTGGAGCAGGTATTCGCAGGCTTACAATATGCAGGCCGATGTCTATATGCAGAAAAAAGACACAACGGCAGCACTCGCTTCCTTGGAGAAAAGTTTGGAGATAGATCCTTACGATGGACAGACTTGGTCAGCCAAGAGTATGATATGTCTGATGCGTGAGGAGTGGGAACAGGGTGAAGAGTGTTTGGACAAGTCTATTCACTTGTTGCCAAAGAATGCCAATAATTACGTGAACAGGGCCTTGGCACGATATAATAGAAATAATCTTCGTGGAGCCTTGGCTGATTATGATACCGCTCTTGACCTTGATCCCAACAATTTCCTGGGACATTACAATCGAGGACTGTTGCGCTCGCAAGTGGGCGATGATAATAGGGCCATCATCGATTTTGATTTCGTACTTCGTTTAGAACCCGATAATATGATGGCACTCTTTAACCGTGCTGTTCTGCTTGATAAGACTGGTGATTTGAAGGGCGCTATACGTGACTATTCAAAAGTGATTGAGGAATTTCCAAATTTCTGGACAGGTTTGGAGTTTCGTGCAGCTTGTTATCGTCGATTGGGTATGATCAAACAGGCTGAGCAGGATGAATTTACGGTCTATAAAGCCCGTCTTGAAAAGCATCTCTATGGCAAACAGCCACGATTGGATAAGCGCCAGATGAGAAAACGTAGCGATGAATCGCCTGAGAAATATCGTGACCTGGTGGTGGAAGACGAGCAGGAATTGGAGCATGAATATCAAAACGACTATCGCGGACGCGTGCAGAACCGCAAGGTCGAGATAGAGTTCCAGCCACTATTCGCTCTTTCCTTTGAACCCATGAAGAGTGAAGTGCGTTCTATGGTGGCTTTCGACCGTAATATCGATGCGGTGAATCAACGGATGCGTTCGCGTACCATATATATAAATAATGTGAGGCCTACTTTCAGTGAAGCGGAGTCGAAAGGCTATTTTGCCTATATTGATTCACTCAGTATGGTGCTGAATACCACCCGTAATACAACGCAGACCCTCCAGACCCTCTTCCTCCGTGCTGTAGCCTTTACAGCCATTCAAAATTATGAGAGCGCTATAGAAGATCTGTCCACCTATCTGCAGGAAGACACCACCAGTGTGGCGGCCTTATGGCAGAGGGCTTATTGCCAGTCGCGCATCAATCAGTTCCTCACGGCCACAAACGGGACCACCGAACTTTCTACTGCAGAAGGCACAAGCGTAGAGTTGAAGAATGCCAATGTGTTGGCCGATTTGAACCACGCTCTGTCTATAGATGAGAATAATGCCTACCTCTATTATAATCGTGCTTGTTTCTATGCCCAGCGACAGGACTATGCCCAGGCCATTGAAGATTTTACTCGAGCCATTACGCTTGACGCCAATCTGGCCGAGGCATACTATAACAGGGGCTTGTGCGCTATCTATCGTAAGCAGACAGAAGCAGGTATTAGCGACTTGAGCAAGGCTGGAGAACTGGGGCTATATACTGCCTATAGTATAATCAAAAAATATCGCAAATAG
- the def gene encoding peptide deformylase — protein MILPIYVYGQPVLRKVAEDIPTDYPDLKQLIADMFETMDNSDGIGLAAPQIGKAIRVVVIDLNVLSDDMPEYKGFRHAFINPHILEYDDTNTDSSEEGCLSLPAIHEKVVRPTRIHVQWLDEDLNAHDEWVEGYLARVMQHEFDHLDGKMFIDRVSPLRRQLISSKLKALTQGRYRCGYKTKPVRK, from the coding sequence ATGATATTACCTATTTATGTTTATGGTCAGCCTGTGCTTCGCAAGGTGGCCGAAGATATCCCTACCGATTATCCCGATTTGAAGCAGCTCATCGCTGATATGTTTGAAACGATGGACAATTCAGACGGTATAGGATTGGCTGCTCCTCAGATTGGAAAAGCTATCCGTGTGGTGGTGATTGATCTGAATGTGTTGAGCGACGATATGCCTGAATACAAAGGATTTCGCCATGCTTTTATTAATCCTCATATTCTTGAATACGATGACACAAATACTGATTCGTCGGAAGAAGGATGCCTCTCGCTTCCTGCTATCCACGAGAAAGTGGTGCGCCCCACTCGTATTCATGTACAGTGGCTGGATGAAGACCTGAATGCTCATGATGAATGGGTTGAAGGCTATCTGGCCCGCGTAATGCAACATGAGTTTGATCATTTGGACGGTAAGATGTTCATTGACCGTGTGTCGCCCTTGCGCCGTCAGCTCATCAGTAGCAAACTGAAGGCTCTTACACAGGGCCGTTATCGCTGCGGTTACAAGACCAAGCCAGTGAGAAAGTAA
- the ruvX gene encoding Holliday junction resolvase RuvX, giving the protein MARILSIDYGRKRTGLAVTDPQQIIAGGLATVSTSELFDWLKNYVEKEPVERIVIGEPRQMDGSPSENLARVQQFVNRWKKAMPAIPIDYFDERFTSVLAHKAMIDGGLRKKARQNKALVDEISATIILEDYMRSRKGPLF; this is encoded by the coding sequence TTGGCCCGCATCCTATCTATAGACTACGGCCGTAAGAGAACAGGATTGGCAGTCACCGATCCGCAGCAGATTATTGCAGGCGGATTGGCGACTGTTTCTACTTCCGAACTCTTCGACTGGTTGAAAAATTACGTGGAGAAAGAACCGGTGGAACGCATCGTGATTGGAGAACCCCGACAGATGGACGGTTCACCGAGTGAGAACTTGGCACGCGTTCAGCAGTTTGTGAACCGTTGGAAAAAAGCGATGCCCGCTATTCCCATTGATTATTTTGACGAGCGATTCACTTCAGTATTGGCCCATAAGGCTATGATTGACGGTGGACTGCGTAAAAAAGCTAGACAGAACAAAGCACTTGTTGATGAGATTAGTGCTACAATAATACTTGAGGACTACATGCGTTCGCGAAAAGGTCCACTATTTTGA
- a CDS encoding SPOR domain-containing protein, producing MKKYMILCAGLCLAMVFTGCKSKESAYKQAYEKAKAAESAQAPAEVIETQVATETPTVTPVQTRPVTQTTVVDNVDNISVREERVSVVSGTGLRNFSVVVGSFSVIANAEGLQQRLKNAGYAAQIVKNVDRNMYRVVASTFDDKASAAQSRDQLRGTYPDAWLLYNVK from the coding sequence ATGAAAAAGTACATGATTTTGTGCGCAGGCCTTTGCCTCGCAATGGTATTTACTGGATGTAAATCAAAGGAAAGTGCCTACAAACAGGCTTATGAGAAGGCAAAGGCAGCAGAGTCAGCTCAGGCTCCTGCTGAAGTGATTGAGACACAAGTAGCTACTGAGACTCCGACTGTTACTCCCGTTCAGACTCGTCCTGTTACACAGACCACAGTTGTTGACAATGTTGATAATATTTCAGTACGCGAAGAGCGTGTATCTGTAGTGAGCGGAACTGGCTTGCGCAATTTCAGCGTTGTAGTTGGCTCGTTCTCGGTGATTGCCAACGCTGAGGGACTGCAGCAGCGTCTGAAGAATGCTGGCTATGCAGCTCAGATTGTGAAGAATGTTGATCGTAATATGTATCGCGTAGTGGCTTCAACGTTTGATGATAAGGCTTCAGCCGCTCAGAGCCGTGACCAGCTGCGTGGAACATATCCCGATGCATGGTTGCTCTATAACGTAAAATAA
- a CDS encoding YtxH domain-containing protein — MKSLGYIGAFLGGAIAGAALGILMAPEKGSDTREKITDAVDDFLKKHNIKLNRKDVGDLVDDIQDVTED, encoded by the coding sequence ATGAAAAGTTTAGGTTACATTGGCGCCTTTCTTGGCGGTGCTATCGCCGGCGCAGCTTTAGGTATTCTGATGGCTCCTGAAAAGGGAAGCGACACTCGTGAGAAGATTACCGATGCCGTTGACGATTTTCTGAAGAAACACAATATCAAATTGAACCGCAAAGACGTTGGCGATTTAGTTGACGATATTCAAGACGTAACTGAGGATTAA
- a CDS encoding phage holin family protein: protein MLSSDKNVETIAQLIEVLKHYLELQAEYGKLTVIDKVVRLLTALALAILFITILAALLLFFWLGISFWLSQFIGYASAFLAVAVAHLLLLILCFIFRKSWIERPLVHFLADLLMS from the coding sequence ATGCTATCGAGCGACAAGAATGTGGAGACCATTGCACAACTCATTGAGGTGCTAAAACACTACCTGGAGCTACAGGCCGAGTATGGTAAGCTTACGGTTATCGACAAGGTGGTGCGCCTGCTTACGGCGCTTGCCCTTGCTATCCTGTTTATTACCATCCTTGCGGCTTTGCTCCTGTTTTTCTGGCTTGGTATTTCGTTCTGGCTATCACAATTCATTGGTTATGCCAGTGCTTTCCTTGCAGTTGCAGTGGCCCACCTGTTGCTTCTTATCCTATGTTTCATTTTCCGCAAGTCATGGATTGAGCGTCCTTTGGTCCATTTCCTTGCCGACCTTCTGATGAGTTAG
- a CDS encoding MBL fold metallo-hydrolase yields MKITFLGTGTSCGVPVIGCECEVCKSEDARDKRTRCSILVETEQTRLLVDIGPDFRHQILPQPFRKIDGILITHSHYDHVGGMDDIRPYCQFGEINVYADPIARKAMLQMLPYCFAENRYPGVPAIGLHEIYPGKAIRLGDIDVLPFQVMHGKLPILGYRFDRFAYITDMKSIDDGQAALLAGVDTLVVNALRFDRPHHSHQLVDDAVAFARRVGARRTLLTHMCHDIGKHEEVNKRLPEGVELAYDGQILNL; encoded by the coding sequence ATGAAAATAACCTTTCTCGGAACAGGAACATCGTGTGGCGTGCCCGTAATAGGGTGCGAATGCGAAGTATGTAAAAGCGAAGATGCCAGAGACAAGCGCACCCGTTGTTCAATATTGGTAGAGACCGAGCAGACACGCTTGCTTGTTGATATAGGCCCTGATTTCCGTCATCAAATACTTCCACAACCATTTCGGAAAATCGATGGTATTTTGATTACTCATTCTCATTACGATCATGTAGGGGGCATGGACGATATACGCCCTTACTGTCAGTTTGGGGAGATTAACGTATATGCCGATCCCATAGCCCGTAAGGCGATGCTGCAAATGTTGCCCTATTGTTTTGCCGAGAACCGATATCCTGGCGTACCTGCTATTGGATTGCACGAAATCTATCCTGGCAAGGCTATACGGTTGGGCGATATTGATGTGCTGCCGTTCCAGGTGATGCATGGCAAACTTCCTATATTGGGCTATCGCTTTGACCGTTTTGCTTATATCACCGATATGAAGAGCATTGATGATGGGCAGGCTGCTCTGCTTGCAGGCGTAGATACTTTGGTAGTAAATGCTCTGCGCTTTGACCGTCCCCACCACTCTCATCAGTTGGTTGATGATGCAGTGGCTTTTGCGCGTAGGGTAGGGGCCCGGCGTACTTTACTTACCCACATGTGTCACGACATTGGAAAACATGAAGAGGTGAACAAAAGGCTGCCTGAAGGAGTAGAACTGGCTTATGACGGACAAATCTTAAATCTTTAA
- the murB gene encoding UDP-N-acetylmuramate dehydrogenase, translating into MKSFIDYSLLKHNTFGIDAKCQRYIEYATEDDAVLLACELKKPFMVIGGGSNLLLTKDYEGTVVRSAINGCEQLSDDGNDVLVRVGSGEEWDAMVAHFVENGWYGAENLSLIPGDVGASAVQNIGAYGMEVCQLIERVEAVEIGNGRKVSFSTAECQYGYRQSRFKNEWKGRFLITYVTYRLKHEFSPRIDYGNVQQELKSRGIDKPTASELRQVIVDIRKAKLPDPKEQGNAGSFFMNPVVSRSKFESIQKEYPQMPHYFVDDEHEKIPAGWMIDQCGWKGRTIGHAGVHDKQALVLVNRGSATGQEIVNLCQMIQNDVLERFGIEIHPEVNIV; encoded by the coding sequence ATGAAAAGCTTTATTGATTACAGTCTGCTAAAACACAATACATTTGGTATAGATGCCAAGTGCCAACGCTATATTGAGTATGCTACAGAGGATGATGCGGTACTGCTGGCATGCGAGTTGAAGAAACCTTTCATGGTGATAGGTGGAGGTAGTAATCTGTTGCTGACAAAAGATTACGAAGGAACGGTAGTCCGTTCTGCTATCAACGGTTGTGAACAGTTGTCCGATGACGGCAACGATGTGCTGGTTCGTGTAGGCAGTGGTGAGGAATGGGATGCTATGGTGGCCCATTTCGTGGAGAACGGATGGTACGGTGCTGAAAACCTATCGCTGATTCCTGGTGATGTAGGTGCCTCGGCTGTTCAGAATATTGGTGCTTACGGCATGGAAGTATGTCAGCTGATAGAACGGGTAGAAGCTGTGGAAATAGGTAATGGTAGAAAAGTGTCTTTTTCAACAGCTGAGTGTCAGTATGGATATCGACAGAGCCGGTTCAAGAATGAGTGGAAGGGACGCTTTCTTATTACTTATGTTACCTACAGACTGAAACACGAATTCTCTCCCCGTATAGATTATGGAAATGTACAGCAGGAACTGAAGTCTCGTGGTATTGATAAGCCCACGGCGTCAGAACTGAGGCAGGTGATTGTAGATATACGAAAAGCAAAACTTCCAGATCCTAAAGAACAGGGCAATGCCGGAAGTTTCTTCATGAATCCTGTTGTGAGTCGCAGCAAGTTTGAATCCATTCAGAAAGAATATCCGCAAATGCCTCACTATTTTGTGGATGACGAACACGAGAAAATTCCTGCAGGATGGATGATTGACCAGTGCGGATGGAAAGGACGTACCATTGGTCATGCTGGGGTACACGACAAGCAGGCATTGGTGTTGGTGAACAGAGGTAGCGCTACAGGACAGGAAATAGTCAACTTGTGTCAGATGATTCAGAACGATGTGTTGGAACGTTTTGGCATAGAAATTCACCCAGAAGTAAATATTGTCTAA
- a CDS encoding DUF4348 domain-containing protein, translating to MRKSLVAFILVSVLLTACTKTRREIASMMTCEADSTAVDSDSLAALETDSQVPVEADELFDDFFFNYASNSRWQLERTAFPLVMIDEGRKWKINKRQWKTEKFFINQDYYTLIFDSPQQMELVRDTSVAEAVVERIDMDKARVQQFVFSRQSGRWMLHEVRWQQLPRNANAQFLQFYQHFVSDSTFQHQSLANQIQFSGPDPDDDFSMIEGVITPDFWDAFKPDLPAHTIYNIVYGHQNPASNYKIFLLRGIANGMEVELTFRLHRGRWKLTRLLT from the coding sequence ATGAGAAAAAGCTTGGTAGCTTTTATTCTGGTGAGCGTTCTGCTGACGGCATGTACGAAAACAAGACGCGAAATAGCATCGATGATGACTTGTGAGGCTGACAGCACAGCGGTGGACTCTGATTCATTGGCGGCCTTGGAGACCGATAGTCAAGTGCCGGTAGAGGCTGATGAATTGTTCGATGACTTTTTCTTTAACTATGCATCCAATAGTCGATGGCAGTTGGAACGTACTGCATTTCCACTCGTGATGATTGATGAGGGTAGGAAATGGAAAATAAATAAGCGTCAATGGAAAACAGAAAAGTTCTTCATCAACCAGGACTATTACACACTGATTTTTGATTCTCCACAACAGATGGAATTGGTACGCGATACGTCAGTGGCTGAGGCTGTCGTAGAACGTATAGATATGGATAAGGCGCGCGTTCAACAGTTTGTGTTTAGCCGACAGAGTGGGCGATGGATGTTGCACGAGGTTCGCTGGCAGCAACTGCCTCGCAATGCTAATGCTCAGTTCCTACAGTTTTACCAGCATTTCGTAAGTGATTCGACATTCCAACATCAGAGTTTGGCCAATCAAATACAGTTTTCAGGACCTGATCCAGATGATGACTTCTCAATGATTGAGGGCGTGATAACTCCTGATTTCTGGGACGCTTTCAAGCCCGATCTGCCTGCCCATACTATATATAATATTGTATATGGTCATCAGAATCCCGCTTCTAATTATAAGATTTTTCTCCTTCGAGGCATAGCCAACGGCATGGAAGTTGAATTGACTTTCAGACTTCATAGAGGACGTTGGAAACTTACAAGGTTACTGACGTGA